A window of the Halococcus agarilyticus genome harbors these coding sequences:
- a CDS encoding universal stress protein, with translation MIRGLVVAEKTDEHRDLLREAGEQALGADAELVLLQVVTRTEYEADSETLALIGSVENVSYDSQTVLNAAANDLQEMANDTLPEAVDVEAIAVASDDDEVAGTVLDVAADRDCDHVFMLGRHRSPTGKALFGDVAQEVVLGFDGYVTLNTS, from the coding sequence ATGATACGAGGATTAGTAGTTGCTGAAAAGACTGACGAACATCGGGATCTCCTCCGGGAGGCGGGGGAGCAGGCGTTGGGCGCGGATGCAGAACTCGTTCTCCTGCAGGTAGTGACCAGAACGGAGTACGAGGCCGATAGCGAGACGCTCGCTCTGATCGGTTCGGTCGAAAACGTGAGCTACGATAGCCAGACCGTCCTCAACGCCGCTGCAAACGATCTCCAAGAGATGGCGAACGACACTCTCCCGGAGGCTGTGGACGTGGAGGCTATCGCCGTAGCGTCGGACGACGACGAGGTCGCCGGTACCGTGCTCGACGTTGCGGCCGACCGGGACTGTGATCACGTCTTCATGCTCGGCCGACATCGATCGCCGACTGGGAAGGCGCTGTTCGGTGACGTTGCTCAGGAAGTCGTTCTCGGCTTCGATGGATATGTCACCCTGAACACCAGCTGA